In Chloroflexota bacterium, one DNA window encodes the following:
- a CDS encoding DUF1501 domain-containing protein, with protein MDLTRRQFVVGCSSAIAAMAGGRLGGLAFAEPGDINRDIFVVVFLRGGCDGIGIVSPLDDANFQAARSTITFPGSGTGAGFELGSLSNVPFWLHPKAAAFKELYDSQDLAFIHASGLTNGTRSHFDAMDFMERGTPDNKSTSTGWLTRHMAATRPDGVVPVMSTGSALPASLLGSPNAVTISNVQRYAMQGYSTYGAQQQASLNEIYSQTGSLLDGPATRLLSSIAAVKARNPANPYVPITTYPAGGLSDSLKAIAQMIKLDVGLQVATLDFGGWDTHESQVPILGNQLDLLTRSLHAFYNDLVDYHSKLTIVVMSEFGRRLKANRSAGTDHGHGNLAMVLGGNVNGGRIFGRWPGLANAQLDHGVDLAITTDYRTILSEIVVRRLRNNRLGLVFPQISQYQPLGLVRGTDLTIDWTSGFRSYLPMARR; from the coding sequence ATGGATTTAACTCGTCGTCAATTTGTGGTTGGCTGTAGCAGCGCGATTGCAGCTATGGCCGGTGGTCGTTTGGGTGGTTTGGCCTTTGCCGAGCCAGGTGATATTAACCGTGATATTTTTGTCGTGGTGTTTCTGCGTGGTGGTTGCGATGGCATCGGGATTGTTTCGCCGCTTGATGATGCTAATTTTCAAGCCGCCCGTAGCACAATCACTTTTCCAGGTAGTGGCACAGGCGCTGGCTTTGAATTAGGTTCATTGAGCAATGTGCCGTTTTGGTTGCACCCCAAAGCTGCTGCCTTCAAAGAACTCTACGATAGCCAAGATTTGGCCTTTATTCACGCCAGCGGCTTGACCAACGGTACACGCAGCCACTTCGATGCCATGGATTTTATGGAACGTGGCACGCCCGACAATAAATCGACCAGCACTGGTTGGCTGACCCGCCATATGGCCGCCACGCGTCCCGACGGGGTTGTGCCAGTCATGTCAACGGGCTCAGCCTTGCCCGCCTCGTTGCTTGGCAGCCCCAACGCCGTCACGATTTCGAACGTTCAGCGCTACGCAATGCAAGGTTATTCGACCTATGGGGCGCAACAACAAGCCTCATTAAACGAAATTTATAGCCAAACTGGCAGCTTGCTTGATGGCCCAGCCACCCGTTTGCTTAGCTCAATCGCCGCAGTCAAGGCGCGTAACCCCGCCAATCCCTATGTGCCGATTACCACCTATCCCGCTGGGGGCTTATCGGATTCGCTCAAAGCGATCGCCCAGATGATCAAACTAGACGTTGGTTTGCAAGTGGCGACGCTCGATTTTGGGGGCTGGGATACCCATGAATCGCAGGTGCCAATTTTGGGCAACCAACTTGATTTATTGACTCGTTCGCTGCATGCCTTCTACAACGACTTGGTTGATTACCACAGCAAATTGACGATTGTGGTGATGAGCGAATTTGGCCGCCGCTTGAAGGCCAATCGGAGTGCTGGCACCGACCATGGCCATGGCAATTTGGCGATGGTTTTAGGCGGCAACGTCAATGGTGGGCGGATTTTCGGGCGCTGGCCAGGCCTCGCCAATGCCCAACTCGACCATGGCGTTGATTTGGCGATCACCACCGACTATCGCACGATTTTGAGCGAAATTGTGGTGCGGCGCTTGCGCAACAATCGCTTAGGCTTGGTCTTCCCACAAATTAGCCAATATCAACCGCTTGGTTTGGTACGGGGTACAGATCTAACGATTGATTGGACTTCAGGCTTCCGCTCATATTTACCAATGGCCCGCCGCTAG
- a CDS encoding DUF1800 domain-containing protein, with protein sequence MSLSRRQLLLGAALGATGAVVHEDVGAAPLQPSTTEAMATPPFEVIALSRMAYGARSGDFARVRSMGLTAYVDEQLNPNFNNDTDCNTRIANATLRIVYAAGTGFPAMDEMRGLVTLNKTQPELWELRVHPSNTERIRPIDEVVAANWIRAIYSKWQLFEIMTDFWHNHFNVWAYSDTRISSLWPHYDKSVIRANCFGNFRSFLEAVATSPAMLYYLDNATSRDGPANENYARELFELHTFGSQNYLNNIYDNWQEVPRDSEGRPVGYIDQDVYEAARAFTGWTVADGTGGIPNTGLFHYLDTWNDNAQKIVLANFLNANAGPQAHGKAVLDLVAKHPATIRNLCTKLCRRLVSDNPPSTLVDKAVATWTANYSAPDQIKKTIRTILLAPEFLSTWGGKIRRPNEVVAAYLRSTGAEVKPSAELFTWVTLAGYRMFNWATPTGHPDESGYWSSSNALLNTWNLLFHLQQSYFPPATFDLQGQMPGSVTTVRQIVDFWIMRMLGYQPSALVKTKLLKLMGQNGNLDQPPTGTANDIKLRLSSLVHMIGMLPEFYTR encoded by the coding sequence ATGTCGCTTTCGCGTCGCCAGTTATTGTTGGGCGCTGCGCTAGGGGCCACAGGCGCAGTCGTTCATGAGGATGTTGGGGCAGCGCCGCTGCAACCCTCGACAACTGAAGCCATGGCAACTCCGCCATTCGAGGTCATCGCGCTCTCGCGCATGGCCTACGGAGCACGTTCGGGCGATTTCGCCCGAGTTCGTAGTATGGGTTTAACTGCCTATGTCGATGAGCAGCTTAACCCTAATTTCAACAACGACACCGATTGTAACACCCGCATCGCCAACGCCACCTTGCGCATCGTCTATGCCGCTGGCACGGGCTTTCCGGCCATGGATGAAATGCGTGGCCTCGTCACCCTCAACAAAACCCAGCCCGAATTATGGGAATTGCGTGTACATCCGTCTAACACCGAGCGCATTCGCCCAATCGATGAAGTCGTAGCCGCTAATTGGATTCGCGCAATCTACAGCAAATGGCAATTATTCGAGATTATGACCGACTTTTGGCATAATCACTTCAACGTTTGGGCCTATAGCGATACGCGCATCTCTTCGCTTTGGCCGCACTACGACAAAAGCGTCATTCGCGCCAATTGTTTTGGTAACTTCCGCAGCTTCCTCGAAGCAGTTGCCACCAGCCCAGCCATGCTCTATTACCTCGATAATGCGACCAGCCGCGACGGCCCCGCCAACGAAAATTATGCCCGCGAACTGTTTGAATTGCACACCTTTGGTTCGCAAAACTACCTCAATAATATTTACGACAACTGGCAAGAAGTACCGCGCGATTCCGAAGGCCGCCCTGTTGGCTATATCGACCAAGATGTGTATGAGGCGGCCCGCGCCTTTACAGGCTGGACAGTAGCCGATGGAACAGGCGGCATTCCCAACACGGGTTTATTCCATTATCTCGATACATGGAACGATAATGCCCAAAAGATTGTGCTGGCCAACTTCTTAAATGCCAATGCTGGCCCCCAAGCCCATGGCAAAGCCGTGTTGGATCTTGTGGCCAAACATCCGGCCACGATTCGCAATCTTTGTACTAAACTCTGCCGCCGTTTGGTCAGCGATAATCCACCGAGCACGCTGGTAGATAAAGCAGTAGCAACCTGGACAGCCAATTATTCAGCACCTGATCAGATTAAGAAAACTATTCGTACAATTTTGCTGGCTCCCGAATTTTTGAGCACATGGGGCGGCAAGATTCGCCGACCAAATGAAGTTGTCGCCGCCTATTTGCGCTCAACTGGAGCCGAAGTTAAACCGAGCGCCGAGCTATTTACCTGGGTTACCTTGGCGGGTTATCGCATGTTCAATTGGGCTACACCAACGGGCCACCCCGACGAAAGTGGCTATTGGAGCAGCAGCAACGCCCTGCTCAATACCTGGAACTTATTATTCCACTTGCAGCAAAGCTACTTCCCGCCTGCAACCTTCGATTTGCAAGGCCAAATGCCAGGCAGCGTTACCACCGTGCGCCAAATTGTCGATTTCTGGATTATGCGCATGCTAGGCTATCAGCCTTCAGCCTTGGTCAAAACCAAATTGCTCAAACTGATGGGCCAAAACGGCAACCTCGATCAACCACCAACTGGAACCGCCAATGACATTAAATTACGCTTGAGCAGCCTTGTGCATATGATCGGCATGCTCCCTGAATTTTATACGCGCTAG